A single Micromonospora sp. CCTCC AA 2012012 DNA region contains:
- a CDS encoding flavoprotein, giving the protein MSGHRQVLYVIVCGSPLARQVGRLVELAQQDGWDVCVVTTPDGAKFVDRTALARQTGHPVRSHYKNPGDPDVLPPADAMLVCPATFNTVNKWAVGITDTLALGLLTEAQGAGVPIAAVPYTNAAMATHPAFRASLARLREWGVTVVFGEHVVPLHPPGTGERHQDAFPWAAALAALPGVRRSAVPVA; this is encoded by the coding sequence GTGAGCGGGCACCGGCAGGTGCTCTATGTGATCGTCTGCGGTTCGCCGCTGGCGCGCCAGGTGGGTCGGCTCGTGGAGCTGGCCCAGCAGGACGGTTGGGACGTCTGCGTGGTCACGACGCCGGACGGCGCCAAGTTCGTGGACCGGACGGCGCTGGCCCGGCAGACCGGCCACCCGGTCCGCAGCCACTACAAGAACCCGGGCGACCCGGACGTGCTGCCCCCGGCGGACGCGATGCTGGTCTGCCCGGCGACGTTCAACACGGTCAACAAGTGGGCGGTCGGCATCACCGACACCCTCGCCCTCGGGCTGCTGACCGAGGCGCAGGGCGCGGGGGTGCCGATCGCCGCGGTGCCGTACACGAATGCGGCGATGGCCACCCACCCGGCGTTCCGGGCGAGCCTGGCCCGGCTGCGGGAGTGGGGGGTGACGGTGGTCTTCGGTGAGCACGTCGTCCCGTTGCACCCGCCGGGCACCGGCGAACGGCACCAGGACGCCTTCCCCTGGGCCGCCGCCCTGGCGGCCCTGCCCGGCGTACGCCGTTCCGCCGTCCCGGTCGCCTGA
- a CDS encoding Nif3-like dinuclear metal center hexameric protein — MRTTATPPTVADVVAVLDRRFPPGWAEEWDRVGLVLGDPATPVRRIACVVDVVPETVAEALAAGVDMIVAHHPLLLRGVSSVAATTFKGRIVHQLIKADVALHVAHTNADVANPGVSDALAARFGLTGLRPLHPPRSGSPADGEGRGIGRIGELPTPMTLAELTRHAAAVLPVTAWGVRAAGDPGRMVRTLAVSGGSGDSFLAEATAAGVDAFLTADLRHHPAGEHLAAGGPALLDAAHWATERPWLDDLAAHLRDALGVETVVSDLDTDPWTVHAVAPRPDDKEPRP; from the coding sequence GTGAGGACAACCGCAACCCCGCCCACGGTGGCCGACGTGGTGGCCGTGCTGGACCGCCGCTTCCCACCCGGCTGGGCGGAGGAGTGGGACCGGGTCGGCCTGGTGCTCGGCGACCCCGCCACCCCGGTACGCCGGATCGCCTGCGTGGTCGACGTGGTGCCGGAGACGGTCGCCGAGGCGCTGGCCGCCGGGGTCGACATGATCGTCGCGCACCACCCGCTGCTGCTGCGCGGGGTCTCCTCGGTGGCCGCCACGACGTTCAAGGGGCGGATCGTCCACCAGCTGATCAAGGCCGACGTGGCACTGCACGTGGCCCACACGAACGCCGACGTGGCGAACCCGGGTGTCTCCGACGCCCTCGCCGCCCGGTTCGGCCTGACCGGGCTGCGCCCGCTGCACCCGCCCCGGTCCGGCTCGCCGGCCGACGGCGAGGGTCGGGGCATCGGCCGGATCGGCGAGCTGCCCACCCCGATGACCCTCGCGGAGCTGACCCGGCACGCCGCCGCGGTGCTCCCCGTCACGGCCTGGGGAGTTCGCGCCGCCGGGGATCCCGGGCGTATGGTTCGTACCCTCGCCGTCAGCGGTGGCTCGGGGGACAGTTTCCTCGCCGAGGCGACCGCCGCCGGGGTCGACGCGTTCCTCACCGCCGACCTGCGTCACCACCCCGCCGGCGAGCACCTCGCCGCCGGTGGCCCCGCTCTGCTGGACGCCGCCCACTGGGCGACCGAACGACCCTGGTTGGACGACCTGGCCGCCCACCTGCGGGACGCCCTGGGCGTCGAGACCGTGGTGTCCGACCTGGACACCGACCCGTGGACCGTGCACGCCGTCGCACCCCGTCCCGACGACAAGGAGCCCCGCCCGTGA
- a CDS encoding bifunctional DNA primase/polymerase translates to MWGNVVPRVTHLSPLERVRLRRVAVRYAAHGWQVTPGACLANSRFVCGRAGCPTVGCHPALENWEHAASTDPARVATWWRSRPHGVLLPTGRAFDVLEVPAHLGRRVLTAVATHPAGTGVRGPVLVTPTGRWMFLVRPGDPLRPELEHCFHVVRHGPGSWIAAPPTRLPEGTVRWVVAPEQARWQLPDSYLVQNALIDALRAAGVRLTSDLLPGHLPLPRRGW, encoded by the coding sequence ATGTGGGGGAACGTCGTACCGCGCGTCACTCACCTGTCGCCCCTGGAGCGGGTCCGGCTGCGTCGGGTGGCGGTGCGCTACGCCGCGCACGGCTGGCAGGTCACCCCCGGGGCCTGCCTGGCCAACAGCCGCTTCGTCTGCGGCCGGGCCGGCTGTCCCACCGTGGGCTGCCATCCGGCGCTGGAGAACTGGGAGCACGCCGCCAGCACCGACCCGGCCCGGGTGGCCACCTGGTGGCGCAGCCGACCGCACGGGGTGCTGCTGCCCACCGGACGCGCCTTCGACGTGCTGGAGGTCCCGGCCCACCTCGGCCGGCGGGTGCTGACCGCCGTCGCCACCCACCCGGCCGGCACGGGCGTACGCGGACCGGTGCTGGTCACCCCGACCGGGCGGTGGATGTTCCTGGTCCGCCCCGGCGACCCGCTCCGCCCCGAGCTGGAGCACTGCTTCCACGTGGTCCGGCACGGCCCCGGCTCGTGGATCGCGGCACCCCCGACCCGGCTGCCCGAGGGGACGGTCCGCTGGGTGGTCGCCCCGGAGCAGGCCCGCTGGCAGCTGCCCGACTCGTACCTGGTGCAGAACGCGCTGATCGACGCGTTACGCGCGGCCGGGGTGCGGCTCACGTCCGACCTGCTCCCCGGCCATCTCCCGCTGCCCCGGCGCGGCTGGTGA
- a CDS encoding SWIM zinc finger family protein has translation MSGPFAEYGPPRRVEGGLKARSTRGAIGQSWWSRRFLEVLESFALGTRLTRGRAYARRGQVLRLDVTPGLVTAAVQGSRPEPYQVRIGLAAFPPDGWERIEADLAGQAFFSARLLAGDLPPELEQVFADAGAPLFPAGVAELTQACSCPDFAVPCKHLAASFYLLAEAFDADPFRLLHWRGRSRTELLDRLRTLRATTPAVAPVDGPAAADAPARSTPELPAAGAARVLGTVPAPALADAVDRFWLPPVPLPDRPPTLATGSELLLRQLAPPGPAIGGPGLVERLRRAYREFGRSGPDAS, from the coding sequence GTGAGCGGCCCCTTCGCCGAGTACGGCCCGCCCCGCCGCGTCGAGGGCGGACTGAAGGCGCGCAGCACCCGCGGCGCGATCGGGCAGTCCTGGTGGTCGCGGCGGTTCCTGGAGGTGCTGGAGTCGTTCGCGCTGGGCACCCGACTCACCCGGGGCCGGGCGTACGCGCGCCGGGGCCAGGTGCTGCGGCTGGACGTGACGCCCGGGCTGGTCACCGCGGCGGTGCAGGGTTCCCGGCCGGAGCCGTACCAGGTGCGGATCGGGTTGGCGGCGTTCCCGCCCGACGGCTGGGAGCGGATCGAGGCGGACCTCGCCGGCCAGGCGTTCTTCAGCGCCCGGCTGCTCGCCGGTGACCTCCCGCCCGAGCTGGAGCAGGTGTTCGCCGACGCGGGCGCGCCGCTCTTCCCGGCCGGCGTGGCCGAGTTGACGCAGGCCTGCTCCTGCCCCGACTTCGCGGTCCCGTGCAAGCACCTGGCGGCGAGCTTCTACCTGCTCGCCGAGGCGTTCGACGCGGACCCGTTCCGGCTGCTGCACTGGCGGGGTCGCAGCCGCACCGAGCTGCTGGACCGGCTCCGTACGCTGCGCGCCACCACCCCCGCCGTGGCGCCCGTCGACGGGCCGGCGGCGGCGGATGCGCCGGCACGCTCCACGCCGGAGCTGCCGGCCGCCGGAGCGGCGCGGGTGCTCGGTACGGTGCCCGCACCTGCGTTGGCCGACGCGGTGGACCGGTTCTGGCTGCCCCCGGTGCCGCTGCCCGACCGGCCACCCACCCTGGCCACCGGCTCCGAGCTGCTGCTGCGTCAGCTCGCCCCACCGGGGCCGGCGATCGGCGGCCCCGGCCTCGTCGAGCGGCTGCGCCGGGCGTACCGGGAGTTCGGCCGGTCCGGGCCGGACGCGTCATAG
- a CDS encoding DUF1800 domain-containing protein, with protein MADQNVPPRRPRPDRGWDGRQRPTADGYRDRHVTPYGVEAGQGGYAGTTGTLPAAGPQWVGPDGFGRQGQPQPAGYPQPGPGLPNLDDDDEPGRRVGRRRALAALGGTAAVVAGGAALAMTPQVRGLFADAPQAGDATGTTVTDGTAARPSGQQPSTVRTYTEQNESYMGSRAGAALKKNSPTGGRIFSGPAAAAAETQVTVKTVLAKDPIRHLASRATFGPTPKVLADIKRLGIDAWLRWQLDPEKIAPTKAELKLAELPSLKLTPQQLRDQRDQLNERGVQPEKETIDATIARQIWSDRQLFEVMVDFWNDFLHVAADFDGGETYRNAFDRDVIRKHALGSYPEMLVAANKHPALLLYLNQVDSRKDAVNENLARENLELYSVGVDGGYTEKDVRQAAMLQTGRGVADGKYMFFPERHYLGKVKILGFSDPNASADPKVADATIDRYIAYIALHPSTAQYVARSLATRFVSDTPPKSLVDRLAKTYAANKGLIKPLLITLFSSSEFWAAVGQKVRRPMEYLVATYRALGVTPEASAGFSGDDRRTPYQQGLRQIQDKMRELGQYPMGKPTPDGYADVYVAWTSAGTMVDGWNEAGELLGGWRKQFTYTAPEKLVARPPATAGAYVDALAVRLVHQKLSAKEKALVLGVAGVSATAKVDATFNGAIAAVARTILASPQHHLR; from the coding sequence ATGGCCGACCAGAATGTGCCACCACGTCGACCCCGGCCCGACCGCGGCTGGGACGGACGCCAGCGCCCCACCGCCGACGGCTACCGCGACCGGCACGTCACGCCGTACGGCGTCGAGGCGGGCCAGGGCGGCTACGCCGGCACCACCGGCACCCTCCCCGCCGCCGGTCCACAGTGGGTCGGCCCGGACGGCTTCGGCCGGCAGGGCCAGCCGCAGCCGGCCGGCTACCCGCAGCCCGGCCCGGGACTGCCCAACCTGGACGATGACGACGAGCCGGGCCGACGGGTCGGCCGGCGGCGGGCCCTCGCCGCGCTCGGTGGCACCGCAGCGGTGGTCGCCGGTGGCGCCGCCCTCGCGATGACCCCCCAGGTGCGTGGTCTCTTCGCCGACGCCCCGCAGGCCGGTGACGCCACCGGCACCACGGTCACCGACGGCACCGCGGCCCGACCCAGCGGCCAGCAGCCCAGCACCGTGCGCACCTACACCGAGCAGAACGAGAGCTACATGGGCTCCCGGGCCGGTGCGGCGCTGAAGAAGAACTCGCCGACCGGCGGACGGATCTTCTCCGGCCCGGCCGCCGCCGCGGCGGAGACCCAGGTGACCGTCAAGACGGTCCTCGCCAAGGACCCGATCCGGCACCTGGCCAGCCGGGCCACCTTCGGCCCCACGCCGAAGGTGCTGGCGGACATCAAGCGTCTCGGCATCGACGCGTGGCTGCGCTGGCAGCTCGACCCGGAGAAGATCGCGCCGACGAAGGCCGAGCTGAAGCTCGCCGAGCTGCCCAGCCTCAAGCTCACCCCGCAGCAGCTGCGGGACCAGCGGGACCAGCTCAACGAGCGCGGCGTCCAGCCGGAGAAGGAGACGATCGACGCGACGATCGCCCGGCAGATCTGGTCGGACCGGCAGCTGTTCGAGGTGATGGTCGACTTCTGGAACGACTTCCTGCACGTCGCCGCCGACTTCGACGGTGGGGAGACCTACCGCAACGCGTTCGACCGGGACGTCATCCGCAAGCACGCGCTGGGCAGCTACCCGGAGATGCTGGTCGCCGCGAACAAGCACCCGGCGCTGCTGCTCTATCTGAACCAGGTGGACTCCCGCAAGGACGCGGTGAACGAGAACCTCGCCCGGGAGAACCTGGAGCTCTACTCGGTCGGCGTCGACGGCGGCTACACCGAGAAGGACGTCCGGCAGGCCGCGATGCTCCAGACCGGCCGCGGCGTCGCCGACGGGAAGTACATGTTCTTCCCCGAGCGGCACTACCTCGGCAAGGTCAAGATCCTCGGCTTCAGCGACCCCAACGCCTCGGCCGACCCCAAGGTCGCCGACGCGACGATCGACCGGTACATCGCCTACATCGCGCTGCACCCGTCGACCGCTCAGTACGTGGCCCGCAGCCTCGCCACCCGGTTCGTCTCGGACACCCCGCCGAAGTCGCTGGTGGACCGGCTGGCCAAGACGTACGCGGCGAACAAGGGTCTGATCAAGCCGCTGCTGATCACGCTCTTCAGCTCGTCGGAGTTCTGGGCGGCGGTGGGCCAGAAGGTCCGCCGGCCGATGGAGTACCTGGTCGCCACGTACCGAGCCCTCGGTGTGACGCCGGAGGCGTCGGCCGGGTTCTCCGGCGACGACCGGCGCACCCCCTACCAGCAGGGGCTGCGGCAGATCCAGGACAAGATGCGCGAGCTGGGCCAGTACCCGATGGGCAAGCCCACCCCGGACGGCTACGCCGACGTCTACGTCGCCTGGACCTCGGCCGGCACCATGGTCGACGGCTGGAACGAGGCCGGCGAGCTGCTCGGCGGCTGGCGCAAGCAGTTCACCTACACCGCGCCGGAGAAGCTGGTGGCCCGTCCGCCGGCCACCGCCGGGGCGTACGTGGACGCGCTGGCCGTGCGGCTGGTGCACCAGAAGCTGAGCGCCAAGGAGAAGGCGCTGGTCCTCGGCGTCGCCGGGGTCTCGGCGACCGCCAAGGTCGACGCCACGTTCAACGGGGCCATCGCCGCCGTCGCGCGGACGATCCTCGCTTCCCCCCAGCACCACCTCCGGTGA
- a CDS encoding DUF1501 domain-containing protein produces the protein MEKTVYSYPLHPECPDVQRLADNPVEALLRAEADVVAAENAAEADRYRRLEELEEAQQDGRGVTRRTFVAGAAATATALATAQFVTTSASFAATKTGTLIHVFLYGGLDGLSLVAPDGDPVLTKSRPDLLLGNDSLALGRGFKLTSAFAPLEQWLKAGQLGFVPAVSDPRLSRSHFQAADACNLGGLPGETGGRGWLDSLVDTLGKGTAFRSVGIGSTLPRSLVGVNGAISLNNVGELRLNGDDKYRAATEKAIRGLFTGINHPVEEAVLEGMGALATAQKLAAKPYQAAAGVKYEGVGGAFQQLAQLIKGGANVRVATVGMGGYDTHENQGTQDGGNLWRKLNELATALAAFFTDLGDRSADVTVMVTSEFGRRVASNRGGTDHGHGGVVTILSGRKLAGSLLGTWNGLNELDSGDVPEYNNMFNVYGSVAQGRFGLTTAEVDKVFPRQKYTPMKLYA, from the coding sequence ATGGAGAAGACTGTGTACTCGTACCCCCTGCACCCCGAATGCCCGGACGTCCAGCGACTGGCCGACAACCCGGTCGAGGCGCTGCTGCGTGCGGAGGCCGACGTCGTCGCGGCGGAGAACGCCGCCGAGGCGGACCGCTACCGCCGGCTGGAGGAGCTGGAGGAGGCCCAGCAGGACGGGCGGGGCGTCACCCGGCGTACCTTCGTCGCCGGCGCGGCGGCCACCGCCACCGCACTGGCCACCGCCCAGTTCGTCACCACCTCGGCCTCCTTCGCGGCGACCAAGACCGGCACCCTGATCCACGTCTTCCTCTACGGCGGGCTGGACGGGCTGAGCCTGGTCGCCCCGGACGGCGACCCGGTGCTCACCAAGAGCCGCCCCGACCTGCTGCTCGGCAACGACTCGCTGGCCCTGGGCCGGGGCTTCAAGCTGACCAGCGCCTTCGCCCCGCTGGAGCAGTGGCTCAAGGCCGGTCAGCTCGGCTTCGTCCCGGCGGTCTCCGACCCGCGGCTGTCCCGCAGCCACTTCCAGGCCGCGGACGCCTGCAACCTGGGCGGCCTGCCCGGCGAGACCGGCGGTCGGGGCTGGCTGGACAGCCTGGTGGACACGCTCGGCAAGGGCACCGCCTTCCGCAGCGTCGGCATCGGCAGCACGCTGCCCCGCTCGCTGGTCGGCGTGAACGGCGCGATCTCCCTCAACAACGTCGGTGAGCTGCGGCTCAACGGCGACGACAAGTACCGGGCCGCGACCGAGAAGGCGATCCGGGGGCTCTTCACCGGGATCAACCACCCGGTCGAGGAGGCGGTCCTGGAGGGGATGGGCGCGCTGGCCACCGCGCAGAAGCTCGCCGCGAAGCCGTACCAGGCGGCGGCCGGGGTGAAGTACGAGGGCGTCGGCGGCGCCTTCCAGCAGCTCGCCCAGCTGATCAAGGGCGGCGCGAACGTCCGGGTCGCCACGGTCGGCATGGGCGGTTACGACACCCACGAGAACCAGGGCACCCAGGACGGCGGGAACCTGTGGCGCAAGCTCAACGAGCTGGCCACCGCGCTGGCCGCGTTCTTCACCGACCTCGGTGACCGGTCCGCGGACGTGACGGTCATGGTGACCAGCGAGTTCGGTCGCCGGGTCGCCTCCAACCGGGGCGGCACCGACCACGGGCACGGTGGGGTGGTCACCATCCTGTCGGGGCGTAAGCTCGCCGGGTCCCTGCTGGGGACGTGGAACGGGTTGAACGAACTGGACTCGGGCGACGTACCTGAGTACAACAACATGTTCAACGTCTACGGGTCCGTGGCGCAGGGGCGGTTCGGGCTGACGACCGCGGAGGTGGACAAGGTGTTCCCGCGACAGAAGTACACCCCGATGAAGCTGTACGCGTGA
- a CDS encoding FMN-binding protein, with the protein MRRAVLAITGLAASTTALVVLKGSPGASQVAQERPAGQAPVVPGGTVPPTSGVTPTPGAAASAPTPEASRSARPSRTPTTKRSGTAPATTAAPRTTTTAPKPATRTITGPVVKYGQDPAKGDVYGSLQVRITLSGTRIVDATAIGMPVGGQSGLRADDVQARYSGTSGEVVAKQSANLNTVSGATYTSNAYKQSLQAAIDKA; encoded by the coding sequence ATGCGTCGCGCCGTCCTCGCGATCACCGGCCTGGCCGCCAGCACCACCGCCCTGGTGGTGCTCAAGGGCTCCCCGGGGGCCAGCCAGGTCGCCCAGGAGCGCCCCGCCGGCCAGGCGCCGGTGGTGCCCGGGGGCACCGTGCCGCCCACGTCGGGGGTCACCCCCACCCCGGGAGCCGCCGCGTCGGCACCGACCCCGGAGGCGTCCCGGTCGGCCCGGCCGAGCCGGACCCCGACGACGAAGCGGAGCGGCACCGCCCCGGCGACGACAGCCGCACCGAGGACCACCACCACCGCCCCGAAGCCGGCCACCCGCACCATCACCGGCCCGGTGGTCAAGTACGGGCAGGACCCGGCCAAGGGGGACGTCTACGGCTCGCTCCAGGTGCGGATCACCCTCTCCGGCACCCGGATCGTGGACGCGACGGCCATCGGCATGCCGGTGGGCGGCCAGTCCGGGCTGCGCGCCGACGACGTGCAGGCCCGCTACAGCGGCACCTCCGGCGAGGTGGTGGCGAAGCAGAGCGCCAACCTGAACACCGTCTCGGGGGCCACCTACACCAGCAACGCCTACAAGCAGTCGCTCCAGGCCGCGATCGACAAGGCCTGA
- a CDS encoding helix-turn-helix domain-containing protein — MDELPIGRRVAYWRGRRKMSQQVFADRLGKSKSWVDKVERGVRRLDKFSVLHEIADILTVDVQLLLGKDPERRTDALNCIDQVEVEEIRAALERYDSMSAYFDAAPYPPPLSDMRKAVNHAWLTYQYGRYGMLTRALPKLLRDAQAGDAGYGGDQAREAAHLLGQVYQIASSVLRKLGECDLAWLAADRSMAVAQRADDPLLAGIATTRVCNALVAMGRARPALELNVTIANRLAPGGGNDASPGRLSVYGMLLLQGAMAASRIGDSATVDDLLTGAQEAATLLGGDQNHYWTSFGPTNLELHRAAAAVELGDGGRAVEIHHRISEPAFNALLPERRAHHLLDIARGYTQLGDVANAGEMLLRGDRLAPSEIRCRPIAHEVMSDVLRRTRGAPPAPIAELAEHMGVGV; from the coding sequence ATGGACGAGTTGCCCATAGGCCGGCGGGTGGCGTACTGGCGGGGCCGGCGCAAGATGTCGCAACAGGTCTTCGCCGACCGGTTGGGCAAGTCCAAGAGCTGGGTGGACAAGGTCGAGCGCGGGGTGCGCCGGCTGGACAAGTTCTCCGTCCTCCACGAGATCGCCGACATCCTCACCGTCGACGTGCAACTGCTGCTCGGCAAGGACCCGGAGCGGCGTACCGACGCGTTGAACTGCATCGACCAGGTCGAGGTCGAGGAGATCCGGGCCGCCCTGGAGCGGTACGACTCGATGAGCGCGTACTTCGACGCCGCGCCGTACCCGCCGCCGCTGTCCGACATGCGCAAGGCGGTCAACCACGCCTGGCTCACCTACCAGTACGGCCGCTACGGCATGCTCACCCGCGCCCTGCCCAAGCTGCTGCGCGACGCCCAGGCCGGCGACGCCGGGTACGGCGGCGACCAGGCCCGGGAGGCCGCCCACCTGCTCGGGCAGGTCTACCAGATCGCCTCCTCGGTGCTGCGCAAGCTCGGCGAGTGCGACCTGGCCTGGCTGGCCGCCGACCGCTCGATGGCGGTCGCCCAGCGGGCCGACGACCCGCTGCTGGCCGGCATCGCCACCACCCGGGTCTGCAACGCCCTGGTCGCCATGGGCCGGGCCCGACCGGCCCTCGAACTCAACGTCACCATCGCCAACCGGCTCGCCCCCGGTGGCGGCAACGACGCCTCCCCGGGCCGGCTCTCGGTCTACGGCATGCTGCTGCTCCAGGGTGCGATGGCTGCCTCCCGGATCGGCGACTCGGCCACGGTGGACGACCTGCTCACCGGGGCGCAGGAGGCGGCGACGCTGCTCGGCGGCGACCAGAACCACTACTGGACGTCGTTCGGCCCGACCAACCTGGAGCTGCACCGGGCCGCGGCCGCGGTGGAGCTCGGTGACGGCGGCCGGGCGGTGGAGATCCACCACCGGATCTCCGAGCCGGCGTTCAACGCGCTCCTGCCCGAGCGGCGGGCCCACCACCTGCTGGACATCGCCCGTGGCTACACCCAGCTCGGTGACGTGGCCAACGCGGGGGAGATGCTGCTGCGCGGCGACCGGCTCGCCCCGTCCGAGATCCGCTGCCGGCCGATCGCCCACGAGGTGATGTCGGACGTGCTCCGTCGCACACGGGGTGCGCCGCCCGCGCCGATCGCGGAGTTGGCTGAGCACATGGGAGTGGGAGTGTGA
- a CDS encoding DUF3040 domain-containing protein produces the protein MLSKEDQRRFEQITRQLRESDPQFFARLDHRARGRRGRYLMLLTIVLWASLPAMTVLAGRLAGAICAVVLVANAGLMWRFRRRWL, from the coding sequence ATGCTCAGCAAAGAGGATCAGCGCAGGTTCGAGCAGATCACCCGTCAGCTGCGGGAGAGCGATCCGCAGTTCTTCGCCCGGCTCGACCACCGTGCCCGGGGCCGCCGTGGCCGCTACCTGATGCTGTTGACCATCGTGCTGTGGGCCTCGCTGCCGGCGATGACCGTGCTGGCCGGCCGGCTGGCCGGCGCCATCTGCGCCGTGGTGCTGGTGGCCAACGCCGGGCTCATGTGGCGGTTCCGGCGACGCTGGCTATGA
- a CDS encoding FAD:protein FMN transferase has protein sequence MGTAISLDLADDLPAATLRELADDTFAWLHEVDARFSTYRDDSEVCRLDRGELPLADASADLRTVVERCADLWAATDGFFDAYATGRFDPSGYVKGWSAQVASDRLRAAGAANHCLNAGGDVRVRGRSATGEPWRIGVRHPWDPAATCLVLTGTDLAVATSGVYERGHHVVDPRRGVPAQGLRSVTVVGADLGVADAYATAAVAMGAAGIGWLDRLPDHRHAVVTDDARLLTSRTLPLTD, from the coding sequence ATGGGTACGGCGATCAGCCTCGACCTGGCCGACGACCTGCCCGCCGCCACGCTGCGGGAGCTGGCCGACGACACCTTCGCCTGGCTGCACGAGGTGGACGCCCGGTTCAGCACCTACCGGGACGACAGCGAGGTGTGCCGCCTCGACCGGGGTGAGCTGCCGCTCGCGGACGCCTCCGCCGACCTGCGCACGGTGGTGGAGCGCTGCGCCGACCTGTGGGCCGCCACCGACGGGTTCTTCGACGCGTACGCCACCGGCCGGTTCGACCCGTCGGGTTACGTCAAGGGCTGGTCGGCGCAGGTCGCCTCGGACCGGCTCCGCGCCGCCGGGGCGGCCAACCACTGCCTGAACGCCGGCGGTGACGTGCGGGTACGCGGCCGGTCGGCGACCGGTGAACCGTGGCGGATCGGCGTCCGGCACCCCTGGGACCCGGCCGCCACCTGCCTGGTGCTCACCGGCACCGACCTGGCGGTCGCCACCTCCGGGGTCTACGAGCGCGGCCACCACGTGGTGGATCCCCGCCGGGGCGTACCGGCGCAGGGTCTGCGCTCGGTCACCGTGGTCGGCGCCGACCTGGGCGTGGCGGACGCGTACGCCACCGCCGCCGTGGCGATGGGGGCCGCCGGCATCGGTTGGCTGGACCGCCTCCCCGACCACCGCCACGCCGTCGTCACCGACGACGCCCGCCTCCTCACCTCCCGCACCCTCCCCCTCACCGACTGA
- a CDS encoding ferredoxin reductase family protein: protein MTYQDISASGRRAGTNSPYGGRSAAPVPPPGLPRRGPGGRRALAALFWLGLVAAVLPWWFDTPAGSLAGRTDLLTAAGRITGLVAGYLLLVQVLMMSRVGVLERWIGGERLSRLHRDLGATLLVAVLAHLSLIVVGYAGLERKSLLGEVGSLLGNYEDMVSAFVAAGILLTVGLTGIRAIRTVLPYELWYHLHLTSYAALLLGFGHQFSNGAQLFEPGPVRTGWIAGYLLVLAALVWGRVVAPLHFNLRHRLQVADVVAESPDTISIYLTGRRLNQIDMLGGQYFRWRFLNAGGWWQSHPFSLSAATNGRWLRLTVKVVGAHTADLRDLRPGTRVWAEGPSGTFTAAHRTRERALLIAGGSGIAPLRAMLEELPPGAALIYRARTPADVLLHQELDWLAQARQTSVWYVIGSRNDSGPRQVMSPEGLRRLVPDVTRRDVYLCGPAGLVDEAVRALRRTGVPRRQIHLATFEL from the coding sequence GTGACGTATCAGGACATCTCGGCCAGCGGCCGTCGTGCGGGGACGAACTCCCCGTACGGCGGCCGTTCGGCTGCCCCCGTACCCCCGCCCGGGCTGCCGCGGCGCGGACCCGGCGGCCGGCGGGCGCTCGCCGCCCTGTTCTGGCTCGGCCTGGTGGCCGCGGTGCTGCCGTGGTGGTTCGACACCCCGGCCGGCTCGCTCGCCGGCCGCACCGACCTGCTCACCGCGGCCGGCCGGATCACCGGCCTGGTCGCCGGCTACCTGCTGCTGGTGCAGGTGCTGATGATGAGCCGGGTCGGCGTGCTGGAACGCTGGATCGGTGGGGAACGCCTCTCCCGGCTGCACCGCGACCTCGGCGCCACCCTGCTCGTCGCGGTGCTCGCCCACCTGTCGCTGATCGTGGTCGGCTACGCCGGGCTGGAGCGCAAGTCCCTCCTCGGTGAGGTCGGCTCGCTGCTCGGCAACTACGAGGACATGGTCTCCGCCTTCGTCGCCGCCGGGATCCTGCTGACGGTCGGGCTCACTGGCATCCGGGCGATCCGCACGGTGCTGCCCTACGAACTCTGGTACCACCTGCACCTCACCAGCTACGCCGCGCTGCTGCTCGGCTTCGGCCACCAGTTCAGCAACGGCGCCCAGCTCTTCGAGCCCGGACCGGTCCGCACCGGCTGGATCGCCGGCTACCTGCTGGTGCTGGCCGCGCTGGTCTGGGGGCGGGTGGTCGCGCCGCTGCACTTCAACCTCCGGCACCGGCTCCAGGTCGCCGACGTGGTGGCGGAGAGCCCCGACACCATCTCGATCTATCTGACCGGTCGGCGGCTCAACCAGATCGACATGCTGGGTGGGCAGTACTTCCGGTGGCGCTTCCTGAACGCCGGCGGCTGGTGGCAGTCGCACCCGTTCTCGCTCTCGGCCGCCACCAACGGCCGCTGGCTGCGGCTGACCGTCAAGGTGGTCGGCGCGCACACCGCCGACCTGCGCGACCTGCGGCCCGGCACCCGGGTCTGGGCGGAGGGCCCCTCCGGCACCTTCACCGCCGCGCACCGCACCCGGGAGCGGGCGTTGCTGATCGCCGGGGGCAGCGGCATCGCCCCGCTGCGGGCGATGCTGGAGGAGTTGCCGCCCGGCGCGGCGCTGATCTATCGCGCGCGCACCCCGGCCGACGTGCTCCTGCACCAGGAGCTGGACTGGCTGGCCCAGGCCCGGCAGACCTCCGTGTGGTACGTGATCGGTTCCCGCAACGACTCCGGGCCCCGGCAGGTGATGAGCCCCGAGGGGCTGCGCCGGCTGGTGCCCGACGTGACCCGCCGCGACGTCTACCTGTGCGGGCCGGCCGGGCTGGTCGACGAGGCCGTCCGGGCGCTGCGCCGCACCGGCGTGCCCCGCCGGCAGATCCACCTCGCCACCTTCGAGCTGTAG